The following proteins come from a genomic window of Salvia hispanica cultivar TCC Black 2014 chromosome 4, UniMelb_Shisp_WGS_1.0, whole genome shotgun sequence:
- the LOC125223445 gene encoding synaptonemal complex protein 1-like isoform X1, with translation MSSRLLGLSGIRSLDQFKSLSGSSSRAANKKIMPNASLGTPESVSSGSFANLKLTAEKLVREQASARTDLELANSKLKKLTEQIYVLEEKLQIAYNENAKLKVMQKEDEKLWNGLESKFSSTKILCDQLVETLQQLNGQVQQAEKDKAYFEDKLSTTSVTLSDLHENMKSMCSKLDSSEQTIRDREKELLELGFEKGNLETALGNVQNRVACLIEEKDSVLKKLEKDGAAHRTALENLTTNMEKLQLELRVKEDDVLELSFSKEKLERENKDLLSSRDDFSDRLQLALLEVKNLEEYVTMLVEKFKELERKSLEFSENFIQLNALSDSCLKLAQLEKDLVSKCAQRKFDQINDQCASAVSEKNALQLDNHELKNKILELQKEQEFSMVQHAEECRLAEEKIRKLESEAETLVSKQSEMHASILKLEDNLRVSSENSRISEEKVQDLSMKLSELELSSKGLIDGLNTEILKKQEESDVLQKEVEKQEENTHLLEERVKELENTVQEKEQLLLELKKREEQIGNQKAEVMASLADTESKLQEAKKEYNHMLESKHLELSKHLKEISQRNDQAINDIRMKYEVEKQETVNLEKEKADKIIQDVEKRCEQKVEEIKEESRQRLLQVQEEHAAAVSNIHKEHAKRETILTSKHTEELRRTELHAEAELREKTKMLRSEHEAQLRALRCEHEDECKRLEEELDIQKEKEERQRTLLQLQWKVMGDNPQEDQEVTSKKNYSITSKMRNKESNKRIQQSLDRAEVDEKAIQTPVSNMLKKAENVNNLPKHSKKVTHHEYEIETSNGRTITKRRKTKSTVMFGQDTRKQRKKDTPTAKTPKNVIQRGKEGIPPKPSNIGDLFTEGSLNPYVDDPYAFD, from the exons ATGAGTAGTAGACTTCTAGGTTTGTCAGGCATTAGAAGCCTGGATCAGTTTAAATCTTTGTCTGGATCTAGTTCCAGAGCTGCGAACAAGAAGATTATGCCAAATGCTTCGCTTGGAACTCCAGAGTCGGTTTCTTCGGGCAGTTTTGCCAATCTGAAGCTCACAGCAG AAAAATTGGTCAGAGAGCAGGCTTCTGCGAGAACTGACCTTGAATTGGCG AATTCTAAGCTCAAGAAACTGACGGAGCAAATATATGTACTGGAAGAGAAATTGCAAATCGCATACAATGAAAATGCGAAGCTTAAAGTTATGCAGAAAGAAGATGAGAAGCTATGGAATGGACTTGAATCAAAGTTCTCATCAACAAAGATACTGTGTGATCAGCTCGTCGAAACCTTGCAGCAGCTGAATGGTCAAGTTCAGCAAG CTGAGAAAGATAAGGCATACTTTGAAGATAAACTGTCAACGACTTCAGTTACTCTCAGTGATTTGCATGAGAATATGAAGTCTATGTGCTCAAAGTTGGACTCTTCTGAACAGACAATTAGAGATC GCGAGAAGGAACTACTGGAACTTGGCTTTGAAAAGGGAAACCTAGAGACAGCCTTAGGAAATGTACAGAACAGAGTTGCTTGTCTGATAGAAGAGAAAG ACAGTGTGCTGAAAAAGTTGGAGAAAGATGGAGCAGCACACAGAACTGCTTTAGAAAATCTGACTACCAACATGGAAAAATTGCAACTTGAACTGAGAGTAAAAGAAGATGACGTGCTTGAACTGAGTTTCTCCAAGgaaaaattggagagagaaaacaaGGACCTGTTATCTAGCAGAGATGATTTTTCTGACAGATTGCAACTTGCACTCCTGGAGGTCAAGAATCTAGAAGAATATGTGACTATGCTAGTTGAGAAGTTCAAAGAACTGGAGAGGAAAAGCCTGGAATTTTCAGAAAATTTCATTCAGTTAAATGCTTTATCTGATTCATGCTTGAAGTTGGCTCAGCTGGAGAAAGACCTTGTCTCTAAGTGTGCTCAAAGAAAGTTTGATCAGATAAATGACCAGTGTGCTAGTGCTGTATCTGAGAAAAATGCTTTGCAATTAGATAATCAtgaactgaaaaataaaattcttgaGCTTCAGAAAGAGCAGGAATTTTCAATGGTACAGCACGCTGAAGAATGCCGCTTAGCAGAAGAGAAAATTCGGAAATTGGAGTCTGAAGCAGAAACTCTTGTTTCGAAGCAGAGTGAGATGCATGCTTCGATACTTAAATTGGAGGATAACCTTAGGGTTTCTTCAGAGAACTCTAGAATATCAGAAGAAAAAGTG CAAGATTTATCAATGAAACTTTCCGAGTTAGAATTAAGCAGCAAAGGTCTTATAGATGGACTAAACACAGAAATCCTGAAGAAGCAAGAAGAAAGTGATGTTTTGCAGAAGGAGGTTGAGAAGCAAGAAGAAAATACACATTTACTTGAGGAAAGAGTGAAAGAGCTTGAGAACACGGTACAGGAAAAGGAGCAGCTTCTTTTGGAACTCAAGAAAAGAGAGGAACAGATTGGTAACCAGAAAGCAGAG GTTATGGCTTCCCTGGCTGACACAGAAAGTAAGCTTCAGGAGgccaaaaaggaatataatCATATGTTAGAAAGCAAACATTTAGAACTATCAAAACATTTGAAAGAAATCTCTCAAAGAAATGATCAG GCTATTAATGATATACGGATGAAGTATGAGGTGGAGAAGCAGGAGACTGTTAATCTTGAGAAAGAAAAG GCAGATAAAATAATCCAAGATGTGGAAAAAAGATGTGAGCAAAAAGTTGAGGAAATCAAAGAAGAATCTCGGCAACGTTTGCTGCAGGTGCAGGAAGAACATGCTGCAGCA GTCAGCAACATTCACAAGGAACATGCTAAACGAGAAACGATCCTCACATCTAAGCATACTGAAGAACTAAGGCGCACTGAACTTCATGCCGAAGCTGAATTAAGAGAG AAAACAAAAATGCTTAGGTCTGAGCATGAGGCTCAGTTAAGAGCTTTGAGATGCGAGCATGAAGATGAGTGCAAAAGACTGGAGGAGGAGTTGGATATTCAAAAGGAGAAG GAAGAGAGGCAGAGAACTTTATTGCAGTTGCAGTGGAAAGTAATGGGTGACAATCCACAAGAGGACCAAGAAGTGACTTCTAAAAAG AACTACTCCATAACTTCTAAGATGAGAAACAAAGAAAGCAACAAAAGAATTCAGCAGTCTCTTGATAGAGCAGAAGTTGATGAAAAG GCAATCCAAACTCCCGTTTCAAACATGTTGAAAAAGGCCGAGAATGTGAATAATCTGCCTAAACATAGTAAGAAG GTGACTCACCATGAATATGAAATCGAAACATCAAATGGTAGAACAATTACAAAGCGAAGAAAGACTAAAAGTACAGTCATGTTTGGG CAGGATACAAGGAAGCAAAGGAAGAAAGACACACCAACGGCAAAGACTCCCAAAAATGTTATCCAG AGAGGCAAAGAAGGAATCCCTCCAAAACCTTCCAACATAGGCGATTTGTTCACTGAAGGATCTTTGAATCCTTACGTAGACGACCCCTACGCATTTGATTAA
- the LOC125219775 gene encoding uncharacterized protein LOC125219775: protein MAKSRNPRNPKPKKHQEKPHSWAAVRSLFTCKYLQVQHHQHLVHLQQQPQDTPKSKKHPKQQDTTSSTTTTDETNKKQCKKKLKCSGSLCSMQKPEILISSSPNKKRAAAHLSSSESSDASITSRSMKATTTINSSSSSSSSFLTAPSASPSVSGSFRSMPFRKLSGCYECRMVVDPVLGMTRDPSLRNTISSCPQCGQVFMKPENLELHQAVRHAVCELGAEDTSKNIVEIIFQSSWLKKNIPVCKIDRILKVQNTPKTISKFEEYRDTIKAKSARLPKKHPRCAADGNELLRFHCTALMCSLGLNGSSNLCNSIPSCAVCSIIKNGFKVTSQVSSKGILTTATSGKAHDSCCVAADEGKRAMLVCRVIAGRIKKNPEGNVEDYDSVAGAVGVYSNLDELYVFNPKAILPCFVVIYRGF from the exons ATGGCCAAAAGCAGAAACCCCAGAaacccaaaaccaaaaaaacacCAAGAAAAACCCCATTCATGGGCAGCTGTTCGAAGCCTCTTCACCTGCAAGTACCTCCAGGTACAACACCACCAGCACCTGGTACACCTCCAACAACAACCTCAAGACACCCCCAAATCCAAGAAACACCCCAAACAACAAGACACaacatcatcaacaacaacaacagaCGAAACAAACAAGAAGCAATGCAAGAAGAAGCTGAAATGCTCAGGCTCCCTCTGCAGCATGCAGAAGCCAGAGATACTCATCTCTTCATCTCCCAACAAGAAGAGGGCCGCCGCCCATCTCTCCTCCTCAGAGAGCAGTGATGCCTCAATCACCAGCAGATCAATGAAAGCCACTACCACCATTAACTCCTCTTCATCCTCGTCCTCTTCCTTCCTCACAGCCCCCTCGGCCTCCCCCTCCGTCTCCGGATCCTTCAGGAGCATGCCGTTTAGGAAGCTCTCCGGCTGCTACGAGTGCCGGATGGTGGTCGATCCCGTTCTCGGCATGACAAGAGATCCTTCCTTGAGGAATACCATCTCTTCTTGCCCACAATGTGGCCAGGTTTTCATGAAACCTGAGAATTTGGAGTTGCATCAAGCTGTTAGGCATGCTG TGTGTGAACTGGGAGCTGAAGACACAAGCAAGAACATAGTGGAGATTATATTCCAATCAAGCTGGCTGAAGAAGAATATCCCAGTTTGCAAGATTGATCGCATATTAAAAGTCCAAAATACCCCCAAGACCATATCCAAATTTGAAGAGTATAGAGACACCATCAAGGCCAAATCCGCCCGCCTCCCCAAGAAGCACCCGCGCTGCGCAGCCGATGGCAACGAGCTCCTCCGCTTCCACTGCACCGCTCTGATGTGCTCTCTCGGCCTCAACGGCTCATCCAATTTGTGCAACTCCATCCCCTCCTGCGCCGTCTGCAGCATCATCAAAAATGGCTTTAAGGTCACCTCACAAGTCTCTTCAAAag gTATATTAACAACTGCGACTAGCGGAAAGGCGCATGACAGCTGTTGCGTGGCTGCGGATGAGGGGAAGAGGGCTATGTTGGTTTGCCGAGTGATTGCCGGCCGGATAAAGAAGAATCCGGAGGGGAATGTGGAGGACTATGATTCCGTAGCCGGAGCCGTTGGAGTTTATTCGAATTTGGATGAGTTGTATGTTTTTAATCCAAAGGCTATATTGCCATGTTTTGTTGTAATCTATAGAGGTTTTTAA
- the LOC125223445 gene encoding synaptonemal complex protein 1-like isoform X2: protein MQKEDEKLWNGLESKFSSTKILCDQLVETLQQLNGQVQQAEKDKAYFEDKLSTTSVTLSDLHENMKSMCSKLDSSEQTIRDREKELLELGFEKGNLETALGNVQNRVACLIEEKDSVLKKLEKDGAAHRTALENLTTNMEKLQLELRVKEDDVLELSFSKEKLERENKDLLSSRDDFSDRLQLALLEVKNLEEYVTMLVEKFKELERKSLEFSENFIQLNALSDSCLKLAQLEKDLVSKCAQRKFDQINDQCASAVSEKNALQLDNHELKNKILELQKEQEFSMVQHAEECRLAEEKIRKLESEAETLVSKQSEMHASILKLEDNLRVSSENSRISEEKVQDLSMKLSELELSSKGLIDGLNTEILKKQEESDVLQKEVEKQEENTHLLEERVKELENTVQEKEQLLLELKKREEQIGNQKAEVMASLADTESKLQEAKKEYNHMLESKHLELSKHLKEISQRNDQAINDIRMKYEVEKQETVNLEKEKADKIIQDVEKRCEQKVEEIKEESRQRLLQVQEEHAAAVSNIHKEHAKRETILTSKHTEELRRTELHAEAELREKTKMLRSEHEAQLRALRCEHEDECKRLEEELDIQKEKEERQRTLLQLQWKVMGDNPQEDQEVTSKKNYSITSKMRNKESNKRIQQSLDRAEVDEKAIQTPVSNMLKKAENVNNLPKHSKKVTHHEYEIETSNGRTITKRRKTKSTVMFGQDTRKQRKKDTPTAKTPKNVIQRGKEGIPPKPSNIGDLFTEGSLNPYVDDPYAFD from the exons ATGCAGAAAGAAGATGAGAAGCTATGGAATGGACTTGAATCAAAGTTCTCATCAACAAAGATACTGTGTGATCAGCTCGTCGAAACCTTGCAGCAGCTGAATGGTCAAGTTCAGCAAG CTGAGAAAGATAAGGCATACTTTGAAGATAAACTGTCAACGACTTCAGTTACTCTCAGTGATTTGCATGAGAATATGAAGTCTATGTGCTCAAAGTTGGACTCTTCTGAACAGACAATTAGAGATC GCGAGAAGGAACTACTGGAACTTGGCTTTGAAAAGGGAAACCTAGAGACAGCCTTAGGAAATGTACAGAACAGAGTTGCTTGTCTGATAGAAGAGAAAG ACAGTGTGCTGAAAAAGTTGGAGAAAGATGGAGCAGCACACAGAACTGCTTTAGAAAATCTGACTACCAACATGGAAAAATTGCAACTTGAACTGAGAGTAAAAGAAGATGACGTGCTTGAACTGAGTTTCTCCAAGgaaaaattggagagagaaaacaaGGACCTGTTATCTAGCAGAGATGATTTTTCTGACAGATTGCAACTTGCACTCCTGGAGGTCAAGAATCTAGAAGAATATGTGACTATGCTAGTTGAGAAGTTCAAAGAACTGGAGAGGAAAAGCCTGGAATTTTCAGAAAATTTCATTCAGTTAAATGCTTTATCTGATTCATGCTTGAAGTTGGCTCAGCTGGAGAAAGACCTTGTCTCTAAGTGTGCTCAAAGAAAGTTTGATCAGATAAATGACCAGTGTGCTAGTGCTGTATCTGAGAAAAATGCTTTGCAATTAGATAATCAtgaactgaaaaataaaattcttgaGCTTCAGAAAGAGCAGGAATTTTCAATGGTACAGCACGCTGAAGAATGCCGCTTAGCAGAAGAGAAAATTCGGAAATTGGAGTCTGAAGCAGAAACTCTTGTTTCGAAGCAGAGTGAGATGCATGCTTCGATACTTAAATTGGAGGATAACCTTAGGGTTTCTTCAGAGAACTCTAGAATATCAGAAGAAAAAGTG CAAGATTTATCAATGAAACTTTCCGAGTTAGAATTAAGCAGCAAAGGTCTTATAGATGGACTAAACACAGAAATCCTGAAGAAGCAAGAAGAAAGTGATGTTTTGCAGAAGGAGGTTGAGAAGCAAGAAGAAAATACACATTTACTTGAGGAAAGAGTGAAAGAGCTTGAGAACACGGTACAGGAAAAGGAGCAGCTTCTTTTGGAACTCAAGAAAAGAGAGGAACAGATTGGTAACCAGAAAGCAGAG GTTATGGCTTCCCTGGCTGACACAGAAAGTAAGCTTCAGGAGgccaaaaaggaatataatCATATGTTAGAAAGCAAACATTTAGAACTATCAAAACATTTGAAAGAAATCTCTCAAAGAAATGATCAG GCTATTAATGATATACGGATGAAGTATGAGGTGGAGAAGCAGGAGACTGTTAATCTTGAGAAAGAAAAG GCAGATAAAATAATCCAAGATGTGGAAAAAAGATGTGAGCAAAAAGTTGAGGAAATCAAAGAAGAATCTCGGCAACGTTTGCTGCAGGTGCAGGAAGAACATGCTGCAGCA GTCAGCAACATTCACAAGGAACATGCTAAACGAGAAACGATCCTCACATCTAAGCATACTGAAGAACTAAGGCGCACTGAACTTCATGCCGAAGCTGAATTAAGAGAG AAAACAAAAATGCTTAGGTCTGAGCATGAGGCTCAGTTAAGAGCTTTGAGATGCGAGCATGAAGATGAGTGCAAAAGACTGGAGGAGGAGTTGGATATTCAAAAGGAGAAG GAAGAGAGGCAGAGAACTTTATTGCAGTTGCAGTGGAAAGTAATGGGTGACAATCCACAAGAGGACCAAGAAGTGACTTCTAAAAAG AACTACTCCATAACTTCTAAGATGAGAAACAAAGAAAGCAACAAAAGAATTCAGCAGTCTCTTGATAGAGCAGAAGTTGATGAAAAG GCAATCCAAACTCCCGTTTCAAACATGTTGAAAAAGGCCGAGAATGTGAATAATCTGCCTAAACATAGTAAGAAG GTGACTCACCATGAATATGAAATCGAAACATCAAATGGTAGAACAATTACAAAGCGAAGAAAGACTAAAAGTACAGTCATGTTTGGG CAGGATACAAGGAAGCAAAGGAAGAAAGACACACCAACGGCAAAGACTCCCAAAAATGTTATCCAG AGAGGCAAAGAAGGAATCCCTCCAAAACCTTCCAACATAGGCGATTTGTTCACTGAAGGATCTTTGAATCCTTACGTAGACGACCCCTACGCATTTGATTAA